The Conger conger chromosome 15, fConCon1.1, whole genome shotgun sequence genome contains a region encoding:
- the dnaaf4 gene encoding dynein assembly factor 4, axonemal: protein MPLIVQDYSWTQSESMLYISVPLKGINPGKVDVFATDEYLKVSFPPFLFEVFLFEPIDDDKSVAQIGNGVVIFTLHKKNEGIWEQLSLKNDDKDKLKEIRLRAVLKAQEKSEADAKAEAARKQEEKKYALQSMMKLEDEERTKINKIKEEERERVSAEMEAWKIKQKQEAEKEMSQRKQIIIDEEHKKRKPNIISVSKSAENKGTVKHGCQNPSIESKQVTLPAPRCSGNIKVKFTPRVFPTALRESRVDEEEEWLKKQAEARRVSSADAAELDDLTDEERNPDWLREKGNKLFATGNYLAAVSAYNLAIQLNRNIPALYSNRAACHLKLRNLHKAIEDSSKALRLLTPAVPDNAPARLKAHLRRGTAFCELELYTEGLQDYQSALKIDPHNEAVQADAQKIRQIIEGSQEEHVQH from the exons ATGCCTTTAATAGTCCAAGATTACTCATGGACGCAATCGGAATCTATGCTTTATATAAGTGTACCCCTAAAAGGAATTAATCCTGGAAAAGTGGACGTATTTGCCACAGATGAATATCTTAAG GTCAGTTTCCCACCATTTTTATTCGAAGTCTTCTTGTTTGAACCAATTGATGATGACAAAAGCGTCGCACAAATCGGAAACGGTGTGGTCATTTTCACTTTGCACAAGAAGAACGAAGGAATATGGGAACAGCTTTCATTGAAAAACG ATGACAAGGATAAATTGAAAGAGATCAGATTGAGAGCGGTGCTTAAAGCCCAGGAAAAGTCAGAGGCTGATGCAAAAGCCGAAGCTGCAAgaaaacaagaagaaaagaaaTATGCTCTGCAGAGTATGATGAAG CTGGAAGATGAGGAGCGAACAAAAATTAACAAGATTAAGGAAGAGGAACGTGAGAGAGTGTCTGCGGAGATGGAGGCTTGgaaaattaaacagaaacaagaagcagaaaaagagaTGTCACAACGGAAGCAGATTATCATTGATGAAGAACACAAGAAGAGAAAGCCAAATATAATATCTGTATCCAAGTCTGCGGAAAACAAAGGCACAGTCAAACAtg GTTGCCAAAATCCGTCCATTGAGTCAAAACAGGTGACTCTGCCAGCTCCGAGATGCTCTGGCAATATTAAAGTAAAGTTCACTCCACGAGTGTTTCCCACAGCCCTGCGAGAATCCAGGgtagatgaggaagaggag TGGCTGAAAAAGCAGGCCGAGGCCAGGAGAGTAAGCAGTGCGGATGCGGCAGAGCTCGACGATCTGACGGACGAGGAGAGGAACCCGGACTGGCTGAGGGAGAAGGGAAA caAACTGTTTGCGACTGGTAACTATCTGGCCGCTGTCAGTGCCTATAATCTGGCCATACAGCTCAACAGAAATATTCCGGCCCTGTATTCAAACCGTGCTGCCTGTCATCTCAAATTGAGAAATCTACATAAAGCCATAGAGGACTCCTCCAAG GCACTTAGGCTGCTGACGCCAGCAGTTCCTGACAATGCGCCGGCCCGGCTGAAGGCACACCTGAGACGAGGCACAGCCTTCTGTGAGCTGGAGCTTTACACTGAAG GTCTTCAGGATTACCAGTCAGCTCTGAAGATTGACCCTCACAATGAAGCTGTTCAAGCAGACGCACAGAAGATCAGGCAAATCATTGAAGGAAGTCAAGAGGAGCATGTTCAGCATTGA